CTTGTTCTCTATTTTGGCGACTTCTTGGCATGCACAATTGCAAAGGTTTTAGTTTTCCAGTCTTTGTTGCTCACAAGAATGACTGAACGGTTTCGTTGCTGTAACTTTGGTACATCGACTGTTACAGATCTGCGAGAATATGATACCTGTGGATCTCGTCTCAATAAGCTATGGAATAAAGAGAACTGAAACCGGCATAATCGTCCAGGTGGTAAACCAAGATTAAATACACAACTTTTACTGTATTGCTAAATAGCAGCTCCCCTGTCTCCTTCTCAGGGTCTACTGTTGGGCCTCCTACTTTTCCCTATGGTGTTTAGATGTGTTGTGCATATATACGAAACCTTTTTGAGAAAAAGAGACGGTGGACAAAGAAACTGCAGTGATGCTGCAAAATCTATCTTATTCTTTGTTTCACTTGTATTCTTTATGGTCCTCGCTGTTCCTTCTTGGATGCAGTTTGTTCATGATTTCCACCAGCATCCCTTCTTATGGTACTTCAATCTCTGCTCTCAGTTACTTATCTATTTTCCTTTCTACGCTAACTTCCACATGCTAAGATTGTATCTATTGTTCTTACTCTTCAATCCTAGGGTGCTTACATTTGTCTTTTCTGAACCTCTGAAGAGGATTTCACTATGTATCTACTGGGTGCTGTTGATCGTTGTGTCTGTCTCAAGATTCTACAGCATCTCGAGGAGTAGCAAGGTTGAGAGAATCCTGCTCCGGAAGTACTACCATCTGATGGCAGTTTTAATGTTCTTGCCGGCTCTTGTCTTGCAGGTGACTAATAATTTCTAATTTTACTATTTAGAAATCtgttatgtattagtagtttctTACAGTTTTCATATCCTTTCATTCAGCCTAAGTTTCTCGATCTAGCATTTGGTGCAGCACTGGCGGTTTTCGTTGCATTGGAGATCATTCGAGTAAGCCCTATTCTGCATCACTTAACTTACCTTCACGGTCTCATCACTTATGCAAGATTATTCATTTTATTCAAACCAGATCTGGAGAGTACAGCCGCTTGGAGAGCCTTTACATCATTTCATGAATGCTTTCACAGACCATCGTGACTCAGAGCTTCTGATCGTCAGGTATTCACAAAGCTGTTTAGGGAACTCATTTGTCACAATATTTTTGTTAGGGTAACCACTGATGATGATgacatgtcttttttttttcttgtagccACTTCTCACTCTTACTGGGGTGTGCGCTTCCAATATGGATGTCTTCTGGGTTCAATGACCGAGCTTTATCCCCATTTTCCGGGATCCTAAGCCTCGGGATTGGAGACACAATGGTAAGACTTTGCTCAGATATTACTTACATGCTACCTTTGGAAACCTCAAGTCTGTTCCACTGTAATTTTTTCGCTTACAGGCATCAATGGTTGGTCACAAATATGGAGTATTAAGATGGAGCAAGACAGGAAGTGAGCATCTTCTATTGCTTTAGGAAACTAATATTGTCAACTTGCACAATTAAtgggttttttttctttttttttttgcggaaCAGAGAAAACAGTAGAAGGAACAGCAGCAGGAATAACGTCGGTGATGGCAGTGTGCTTTGTGCTGGTCCCAGTGTTAGCATCAATGGGTTATATACTAAGCCAAGGATGGTGGTCGCTTCTTCTTGCGGTTACTGCCACCGGCATGTTGGAAGCTTACACGGCGCAGTTAGACAACGCATTTATACCTCTTGTCTTCTATTCACTCCTCTGCTTATAGTAAAGTgcttttagttgtttttttcttcttgtataCAGTAAAAGTTAATGTACATAACAAAGTATCTTTAAATAGATCAacaactagattctgacccgtgCGTCctgttttttataactttatatttttcttaatatgaaTATGTTATCATACTATAGgaatgaaatttatttatattgttagtACGACTATGCATGTTAAGAAAGAAAtcttaacaaaatattaaaaataatgttttaacaCTTGAAAGGAATATGTTAagattagaaatttaaatttacaacaATACTTTATAAACCTATCACATTAGAATTTTAATAGAAGGAGTACTCTTctatttataataatactaGGGCcagcccgccctacgggcgggaagttataataaaagttgttttatattaatttatgaagtatctaaaaattattatagataaaattattataaataaacaaattttgaaaaatttatgagatcataataataaatattttgttttgaattataaCAACACAACAGTAACCTTCAATGTTCTTTGATAAATagcattatatttttaatatttattttagttttaagtgtttagtttgataatatatagtaataatatatagtactcactatttattattatataagtgtttagttttataatatatagtaatcattatttattattatctatttatttgactatttactttaaaaagcgaaaaagttaaatttattaaaaattaagttttaaagaaattattaattttatttttaatagttttttaatttaactattgtaatagttaaaattaagttttttttaaaattgcttGGTGAGTTTAATGAAGTTATAAGTAATAATTAATAAGTAGTGCGAAGTTTAGAttacataaaaaattaaaggaGATCATTGCTATTTAAAACTATACATGTTTGTTTGAgtcttatgtatatattattaggatgcttgaaaaaaaaaatcacataatcTAAGTAACTCATGAttagagttttaaaaataaatggtaCTTGGTATAGTATACTTCTTAcactttattatatatataattaacttattatatatatcaaataatatttttttgttatatattctGATTTCatttacaataaattatttatatataacatgctaaagtatttttattataattttggatcagatatatatttatttaatcagatttattcttttaaataagaaatttgTAAACTTAAAATGTtagaaagtaaatatattagtataagtaaatttatttactatattatttaataattatttttaatatatgatctattgtaaaatgaaaatgagtatttgtatttttcaatttattcacatatattaaattattaaacattgaaaaacattttggttatttttcaaatatatatatatatatatattatgtaaattgAATCTTATAATGATATGGTATACATCAGGAGGAGGATAACATTTGTCACCgaatttaaagttatttttaaatataatatgattttaaatgtttaaattataaatatattagtagaatttatttatatagatttatttcaaatatttaatatgtagatataaataaaaatatgaaaatgttaTGGCTTATATGGGAAAAAATCAATGTGAGTAATTTATTacagtaaagaaaaaaaaacgaagagaGTTTCATTTTGGGATAAATATTAATCCAATTTCGTCTTTATCTCCAATTTCAAATCAATCACGAACCCTTTTATCTTTTTCAAATCACAGCGACGGAGGTGCTGCAGGAATGATCAAAGTAAGTTACTCTTTTTCCAATACTGTTGCATAGAATATGATTACTTTCTAATAATATGGTCTTATGAACTTGGTTTCTCGGCTGTAGCTTGCTTCTGATGCAGTATTTGGAACAGACCAAACCTTGTTTTGAAACTTCTTGGAACAGAGAGATCAATCCAAGCTCTCGATTGTAAAACTTCAGCCCACTAAAAAGTTTTGGTTCCTGCAGAATGAAACCATTTTAGACGATAGTTTGTTAAGTATATTGTAATATAGAGAGAATCACAGAGATAGACGAATCAAACCTTGTTCAAAGCTCTTTGTCTTCCAGTAAAAGGTCCTTGTCGTGTTCCATGTACATCAATGGAAATCTCATATAGCTCCTCGCTTACATATTCTCTGTCTTTCATACAGGCCTTGATCCCTGcaagataatatatacaaacatTTTTGACAAATTGTGGATTTGATCAAATGGAAACATACATGTTACATTTCTGATAATACTTACAATCTGTGTTTAAAATGGCGCATGGCGCACCAAGGCGAGACGTGCCGAGCCTTGCGCCTCGCGCCATGGCGCAATATGGCGCTCGCCTTGAAGAAAATTTTAGTTACGTCATTTTAGTTAcgtcttgttttgttttgtattggAGAAGAAACTTAGAGAACACTTATGCAATGATTGATAtactaaatttaaataagatGCAAGCTTTATTATACTAGAGAGTTCTAACCTTAAGCAAAAAACCTTGAGATCTAGatctatgtttatgttttagGTAACTTCTCTTTTATAAAGCTAGGGTTTGGCGTTTAAGTTTCCCcggttaagtttttttaaagtctaaggtttaattttttttttttttttgcaaaaaagtCTAaggtttaattattaattaaggcTTATATGGTTTAGATACGGTTTACATTAATCTCGCCTTACGCTCGCCTTTGCCATGCTCGCCTTCTCGACAAGGCACCCATGGCGCGCGCCTTAGGGAACCCACCCTCGCCTAGGTGGTACATGGCGACAGAGCCATCGCCTGCGTGCGCCTTGCGCCATGGCGCAAAAGGCGAGCGCCATTTTAAACACAGCTTACAATCAATGCTCAGAATCCATTTCCCCTCCAGGATCCCCATCATGAATTTGAGTGTCCTTTTGCAGGCTCCATTTTCGTTGGTTGATGCAATTACATGCGTAACTCTTGGCTCCCATTTTCTCGAGATTGTAACTCCAGAAACTTCAGCAAATTCCAAAATCAGATTCTGCAAGCAAAGCCATCCATGCGGTTTATGTTGTACCGTGGATaagttttgataaataaaaggGTATGTATATTTCTTTACCTTCTTTTCAAAGGTAAGTCCTGAACAGCATAGAACTGTTTTCTTGGGTCAGATAATCGCTTTATCTGCAATGGAACTCGAGGATTCCTTGTTCCCTTGGTTGAGAGAAGTTGATATAGGAACATATCCTTATGAAGTGTTCCAAGATGTGGAATGGTCTCTTCTGATTGGTGAAAACCTCGAGGCACTGTAATAGAACATGCTGCCTAGTCGGACATTACTGCACAGATAGTTGCGCGGAGCAAGACAAAGCTCTTAACGCAGTTGCAACACCTAACGTCAAGGTCTTTGTAGTGGGAAATCCTTGCAACACCAAGTGTTCCAATAGAATATAACTTctcacaaatataaaatcattagcTAATAGAAATTAATGAAAAAGAAGGAAGAGGTTTAAGCAATCAATACCTGAGTATATTTCTCTGTTTTGTAACTCCATTTGAAGATGGCATGGTGGTTGATAATCTTCAAGCTGCCATGGTTCAACAGAATGAGAAACTACATATACATGATACTGAGAAGATGACAGTAACCTTCAATAGAATCAATGATAAACAGAAGTTTGTCTGACCAGCCCCCACATCTTTGGTGTAATCATATCCAAAAAGAGCGACCTATAAAACATGGGTGGTTAATACCCAAGTATCAAATCCAGACCAGCAAAGCAGAAGTGTACAACACGAAAGataatagaaaaacaaaaagtttgtttCGATTCTCACCTACCTGCTCAGTCATCTGATGTGGTTTCCGCTTATTCCAAGGATTGGGACAACATCACTTAATAATCAGTAGGTAGAAAGACAAAGAGACGCGGCTGCAGATTGATCTGAGACAAACAATCTCCTGAAACACCATTGAAGGGGACAGAGATCTGAGACAAACAATCTCTTGAAACACCATTGAAGGTGACAGAGGAAGGGGAGAGACGATCGATCGTTACGATCGTGGTCAGAAATCagaagtggccgaaaggggagaGACAAACCATAAAGTTTCATGTTTCGTGAAAACAAAATTAGGGTTAGACTCCACAGAGCCCGAAAGCACAAACGGAATAAGCCCAAACAAATGAAATATTTGACTTAATGAAACGCAAAGTTTAAGGAGATGAGACACGTGTCACGCCTAGAGCTTTCGACTTTCTGACGTGTCCGCCTACGTGGCACGCCTAGGAGAGAGGAaactctattatatatataaagataaagATAACTGacttagggcctgactggttcaaacgcagcggcaGCGGTTGCGAGAGTTTGTGAATGCggatggttgcggtttctagcggttttaagagatttatatgactggttctgcggttataAATTGGTACGAGATACTTATGATTGGTTAATTACCAAACATATCAgaggttaaataataaattaacaatatttaaattttatataattataaaaatatcaaaaatcataatattatattaagcataaaattataattagaaaattatagtttttttttgtcatcaacttatacagactcatactgactctgtgaaccaaactggtagatcttgatccatgtgaacgacgaaagacggttgcttcctgacactgcgtgctaggctatccgcctttGAACGATGAAAGACGGTTGCTTCCTAAAACCGGtacagttttaaatttttaaaaattatagaaaatatttttattttaaaattttataatattagctaaaatataatagatataatttagtatttttataattccaatttaaaatttttgattaatagttttatttttttgcatttatattgttttttaaaatagaaaaatattatcattcCGCAACTATCCGCAACCGCAAATGCTAGTTGGAACCACATTTTGAATTTATGaagtttagagcggtttgaaaTAGTTCAGAACGATTTGATTGATTGTCGCAAAACGCCAATAACCGCTAGCAACGTAGCGGagaaaccagtcatacccttagTTCCAATTAAATTGGTATGTCAAATAATGTTGTAAAGGAAAtggaaattaataaaaagattaacatgtttccAATAATTTAGTGATAGTATATATGAAAGGAATATTCTGGTTGATCATATAAGAATATCGACTggatttgaataaaataaattaggaaAGCCAAGCCTTAAGCTTGAGTGAACGACATAATACCACCAGTAGTTCAGGTCAGCAATAATGAGGAAAGCCAagccttaagcttgggtaatatttgcctattagatggatcttggacagcttctgatcgctttagtggatgtggatgggtctggATAGATAGCGGGGAGAACACACAACTTATGGGAACACGGAATTTCACTAGATGTGAATCAGCATTGCATTCGGAGGTAGAAGCactgcgatgggcgatggagaatatgctacAACACTCGCCATGCTAGAGCTTTGGAACAGATTGCAAGGAGCTGATAGCAATGATAAAGGAACCCCAAGAGTGGCCAAGTTTCGCGACAGAattggagaagatagagacgcTGCAGATTTGCTTCCCGGACTTCAAAATCACCCATGTGCCACGAGTGTGCAAccagttttctgattttttggCTAAAACTGCTAGGACCTTTCGTAGAGagttacttttcattggttgttctattccggtctggttacccagaccacctcaagcttgagtaatagaatagccgttcgacgtcaaaaaaaaaaagactggaTTTGAAAGATTGATACGCTTGGGTTAATGTGATAGCTTGAAAACAGGGGCTGTTTTGGAGTGATTCAGATTTTTGTGTTATTTGGTGGAGCTAATTTAGTTTTGTgtctcaaaaatatattttcaagataatatttctattataaACGGCAAAAGATCTCCACTAAAGAAAGTTGTAATCAAGTCAAGCTAAAttgtactccctctgttccttaaTATTAcactaggtgataacccgcgccCTACGCGGAATaaatagatttcaaaatattatcacTTTTAATTTGTAGACATAACAAAAGTTAAAGTCATAGCAAAAAATACTATATGTTATAAAGTAAGGGTTAGAGGAAATTTAATATGTCAATCTAAATTAAGcttgtaaaattttgtttaaaaattgtatatttgtttgcataaaataaattataaatataaaataaaacgaaacataaacaataaactaataaaatataaaagaaacaatgtCTTGAGTGGTTTCAAATCGGAAACAGAGttaaaaccaaccatttgattGCTTGAGAGAATGTTTTGATATGAGCAAAGTCGAAAAGAAATGTGTAGTGAGTTTTCTGAATTATAGAAGCCGTATATTTATACTAAAAAGGAATCGCCATGTGGTCATATGGATTCAAAATAATGGTCGTAACTAAATCGAATATTACACATAACTTGCGCTCCAATCTTAGTCgagaattattttaatattgtaaatagTTAATGCAAACTTCCTTTTATCAATCGCAATTGAACAAATTCAAGAACGTTCACGATTATTAATTGATTATAATAATTTGAACCTTAATCTACGTTCCTTATAAACAAAAGTCAAGTCCTCGCAAATCACATATTATTACCATCAGTTTACcaaatttgtaatttaaaaatatgtcaaAGTTATTAGAAGTTTCCTTTTTCCCAATCATCAATCAATTTCGTCCTTACAAATAACGTTTGAATCATGTGCAATTTGCTCAGCCATTATTTGCATTATGCAAGTTGGCGTTAAAATCTTAATTATGATAGATCACCTAAGGTAAGTTTTTATATGTGTATGCCAGAAAATCGTATTGTACCTTAGTTTCTATAATCGTAAGGCGGGGATCATCTAACAATTTAATGAAACGGAGCAAGTATATGTCATATGCATGGTTCTTCTGTTTcactattttaagaaaaaatgctTTTTTCTTCATATATTCTTAAGAGAACAAATATTTTCcgcatttttaagaaaatcaatcACTTGAGCACGTATTGATCATCAAATACTTTTTAGGATTTTTCAGAAAACAAACTTTGGTTGATAATCGCACATTaattttttgcatctatattcattttgaataaaaaaattggacCACTACGTATGTcagtaatgtttttgttttaaaacaaattaatgaaaaaacttCAGTCAAGGtaattaacataattttaaaatctttgatgTAATACGTAGAATTTCGGTTAAGGTAACTAAcgcaagaaataaatgataaggtttgATATAATACGTATCAACGTATATATGTGATAAATGTAGACAAAACTAAGGTAATTATAATGTTTTGATCAATGGCATGTTGTGTAATTACTCTAGTTAACAAAGGGGTTTTAAATAGAATTGGTGAGAGAGCTTGTGGAGTTGCCACATAAGAAATGGCACACttgtaataaacacatgaactaaaggttatttatttttaatgctcctcaaataataagaaagggatattctaagaaaaaaattgttttaaaaatatctattttttacatttccaagacatgttttattaactaattgcaaatttcaaaaaacttaattgtaCTTACTGAattattattggtttaaaattatgaaacaaagataaacacaaaaatatgcaaatttaatatgttttattaaaatgtgtgaaaaatctagaatatgtaacattaaaaaacagagggagtagtattttaaaaacattgtggAGCTAACTAATATTAAGGAAGTGGTTATACAAACCACGGATTGTATCCGGTTTGCTACGGACAATTTTAGTGTTGTAAGGCGGTTTGTTAATGGTGAATTTATTAAAAGGGAATAAATAGATAGGTAAAGCGTAAAACGATTTGTTTTAATCTAATGGCATGGATAAGCAATTGTTGAGGAAAACTCAAGGTTATTTTCTATTTGTActcctgttttaatagtttagatattcTGGTATATTAACATCAAAGAGAACGACATTTTCAAACCCACACAAAAATCACAAATAGCAATATCTCTGGATCCTTATCAATTCCAAGAATACAAGTTCAACTAAACTGCTAAGACTATTTGTAAGGCCTATCTTGTCAGTGGTTTCCACACTTGTCCTCGGTCTCCCAGCCGACAGCTAGAGCGCCAGTTTCTCAAATGATAGAAATATTTGGTTATTGATCTTGCAAAAAccatttgatattttttcacGCTTTACCCATCATTTTATTAGTCAACTCAAACACGCTTAACTTTAAAATTCTCTCTGAATTTATTCCCAAAAGAGAAGTGTattttggtgacataggtagccacatcaattttttttaaaaaaatttcaagtttCAACATACACTATCTTATACCGTAATCACCCCTTCTCACAAAGCACAACAATCTCGTTGCTCTTCATGATCAATCCCGCAAGTGAGACCCCTACACTCGCTCATC
The Brassica napus cultivar Da-Ae chromosome A1, Da-Ae, whole genome shotgun sequence DNA segment above includes these coding regions:
- the LOC106427781 gene encoding dolichol kinase EVAN, translated to MMTKKTPLVTGERVVVAVVVSRVILSLPLSLISHGFSLFLLCLSAFLVEIRAETSPFLLSRFSPRRGASSGILLGAVTLPSVMLSKLVQLTRAISLHEAGQDELSHVTMQYWAASASCCAILIYLSVVMSQAKRTESLSSSLWLTRVSLTGTVFYGVACFVSLSMISHTAVKLIRHLLCTFPSCASIGEALLVTSGLVLYFGDFLACTIAKICENMIPVDLVSISYGIKRTETGIIVQGLLLGLLLFPMVFRCVVHIYETFLRKRDGGQRNCSDAAKSILFFVSLVFFMVLAVPSWMQFVHDFHQHPFLWVLTFVFSEPLKRISLCIYWVLLIVVSVSRFYSISRSSKVERILLRKYYHLMAVLMFLPALVLQPKFLDLAFGAALAVFVALEIIRIWRVQPLGEPLHHFMNAFTDHRDSELLIVSHFSLLLGCALPIWMSSGFNDRALSPFSGILSLGIGDTMASMVGHKYGVLRWSKTGKKTVEGTAAGITSVMAVCFVLVPVLASMGYILSQGWWSLLLAVTATGMLEAYTAQLDNAFIPLVFYSLLCL